TAGAACAGTGAACCTTAACCGATGGTAGCTCAAGTTCTTCAGCAATCGCTGAGTTCTTGATTGATGCTGCTTCGTCTAGTGTTTTACCTTTAACCCACTCAGTGATTAAAGAGCTAGATGCGATTGCAGAACCACAACCGTAAGTTTTAAATTTCGCATCTTCGATGATGCCTTCTTCAGTTACTTTGATCTGAAGTTTCATTACGTCGCCACATGCTGGTGCACCCACCATGCCGCTACCTATATTTTTGTCGTCTTTGTCAAATGAACCCACGTTACGCGGATTTTCATAATGATCGATGACTTTTTCACTATATGCCATGATAAATTTCCTCGAAATCAGTCTAACCGCAGATTAGTGGTGTGCCCACTCAACTGTGTCTAAATCAATACCTTCTTTATACATATCCCAAAGTGGTGACATTTCACGTAGTTTATCTACTGCACCTTTAATTTGAGCTACTGCATAATCCACTTCTTCTTCTGTGGTGAAACGACCAAATGAGAAGCGAATAGAACTGTGTGCTAGTTCGTCATTTAGACCAAGTGCACGTAGTACGTAAGAAGGTTCTAGACTTGCAGAAGTACATGCTGAACCAGATGATACTGCAAGATCTTTTAATGCCATCAGTAGCGATTCGCCTTCAACGAAAGCAAAGCTAATGTTTAGGTTATTTGGAACACGTTGTTCAAGATCACCGTTGATAGACATTGCTTCAATACCTTCAAGGCCTTTTAGCAAGCGATCACGTAATTGAACAGCGTGTTTGTAATCTTGTTCCATTTCTTCTTTAGCTATACGGAATGCTTCACCCATACCCACAATTTGGTGAGTTGGTAGTGTACCAGAACGGAAACCACGCTCATGACCACCGCCGTGCATTTGTGCTTCAAGACGAATACGAGGCTTACGACGTACGTATAGTGCGCCAATACCTTTTGGACCGTAAATTTTGTGTGCAGAGAAAGAGATCAAGTCCACTTTCATTTCTTGAACATCAATCGGTAGTTTACCAGCAGATTGTGCCGCATCTACGTGGAAAACAGTTTTGTTTTCACGACATAGCTCACCAATTGCTGCGATATCTTGTACTACACCAATTTCATTGTTCACGTGCATGATTGAAACAAGAACTGTGTCTTCACGCATAGCATCACGTAGTTTAGCGAGATCAATAAGACCGTTTGATTCTGGCTCAAGGTAAGTTACCTCAAAACCTTCACGCTCTAGCTGACGACATGGGTCAAGAACCGCTTTATGTTCTGTTTTACAGGTAATAACGTGCTTACCTTTTTTGCTATAAAAGTGAGATGCACCTTTAATCGCAAGGTTATCTGATTCCGTAGCACCAGAGGTAAATACGATCTCACGTGGATCTGCATTTACTAAATCAGCAATATGTTCACGAGCAGCATCAACTGCTTCTTCTGCCTGCCAACCATAACGGTGAGAGCGTGAAGCTGGGTTACCGAAGTTACCTTCCATAGTTAAGCACTGCATCATCTTCTCGGCAACGCGAGGATCAACAGGGCAAGTAGCGGAATAATCAAAATATATTGGCAGTTTCATTTTCTTCTCCGAAAACACGAACGTCTGGTCTCTAGGAGCGGACATCGACACCTATTGTTGTGGCGCTGTCGTGTAATTTTTTATGTCCAAAAGATGCTTTAGCATTCTCCTGTAGGATCTCGTCCTGACGTTCAGAAATACTTTGTACATCATTATCTTTCATCAACTCACCAAGAGTGATGTTATTTAAAAAGCCGCTAATACGATCGCTTAAGTCATGCCACAACGTGTGGGTTAAACAACGAGCACCGCCTTGGCAGTCTCCTTTCCCATGACATTTGGTTGCATCCACTGACTCATCAACAGCTGCGATCACCATACCAACAGCAATATCTGATGCTTCTTCGCCTAAACGGTAACCACCGCCAGGTCCACGCACACTCGTTACTAAACCTGCTTTGCGAAGACGCGAAAATAATTGTTCTAAGTAAGACAGCGATATCCCTTGACGCTCTGAAATATCCGCCAACGGAACCGGTCCATTATGCGAGTGCAATGCTACATCTAACATTGCTGTTACCGCGTATCTTCCTTTTGAAGTCAACTTCATAACATTGCTACCTGCTTGAATAGTTTAAGCAAGTTTCTCATAACCAACTAAAACAGTCAAGTATTTACCTGACCAATTTACTTGGTTATTCACCCTTACGAGTAAAATGGTTATTTGTTGTTCTTTTCTAGGGTTTCAATGGTTTTTTCTACTGACGATAAAATACCTCGTAAGATATTTAGCTCTTGCTGCTCGGGACGAGCACGAGTAAATAAACGACGTAATTTTGCCATCACCATGCCTGGGTGATTTTTATTTATGAAGCGGGTTTGACGAGTGACGTGTTCTAAGTGAACGTAAAATCGTTCAAGCTCTTCTGCGCGAGGATATTCTTCAACTTGCGTTTTACTCGTATGTTTTTGGCTTTCCAAATATGCCATACGGACTTCATAACTTACCGTCTGTACTGCCATTGCCAGATTCAATGAACTATATTCTGGATTTGCTGGAATATAGACATGGCAATGACACTTTTGTAATTCTTCATTCGTTAAGTCGGTACGCTCGCGACCAAATAAGATCGCAACATTATGGTGCTCTGATTCAGCAACCACCTTAATACCGTTTTCACGAGGATCTAATTGCGGCCATTCTAGAGTACGAGAACGCGCACTAGAGCCCACAACTAAACCACAATCGGATACTGCTTCATCAAGTGTTTTTACAATCTTTGCATTTTCCACTACATCAGCGGCTCCAGCAGCTAATGCAATTGTATGGCTATCAATCTCACAAGCCGGATCAACTAATACTAGATTCGTCAAACCCATAACCTTCATGGCACGAGCCGCTGAACCAATATTGCCTGGATGTGATGTACCCACTAATACAACGCGAATTTTATCTAACATGATGAAACAAGATTCCACAATTAACTAAAGCTGGGGGATTTTAGCACAGCCATAACAAAAATGGAGAAAACATGTGTTTTTGATATCAGTAATTATCTATTACTACTATTCAATAATCAGATTGTGCTAATCAAGGTTATTTATCTATGTTTAGTACGCATTAACCAGCACAAACGCGCAATAGATTCGTATCAATGACGAAAAAATAACCACTTCCTTTTTTTTTTAGCTCTGTTATA
The sequence above is a segment of the Photobacterium leiognathi genome. Coding sequences within it:
- the iscU gene encoding Fe-S cluster assembly scaffold IscU; amino-acid sequence: MAYSEKVIDHYENPRNVGSFDKDDKNIGSGMVGAPACGDVMKLQIKVTEEGIIEDAKFKTYGCGSAIASSSLITEWVKGKTLDEAASIKNSAIAEELELPSVKVHCSILAEDAIKAAVSDYKKKHEQE
- a CDS encoding IscS subfamily cysteine desulfurase, giving the protein MKLPIYFDYSATCPVDPRVAEKMMQCLTMEGNFGNPASRSHRYGWQAEEAVDAAREHIADLVNADPREIVFTSGATESDNLAIKGASHFYSKKGKHVITCKTEHKAVLDPCRQLEREGFEVTYLEPESNGLIDLAKLRDAMREDTVLVSIMHVNNEIGVVQDIAAIGELCRENKTVFHVDAAQSAGKLPIDVQEMKVDLISFSAHKIYGPKGIGALYVRRKPRIRLEAQMHGGGHERGFRSGTLPTHQIVGMGEAFRIAKEEMEQDYKHAVQLRDRLLKGLEGIEAMSINGDLEQRVPNNLNISFAFVEGESLLMALKDLAVSSGSACTSASLEPSYVLRALGLNDELAHSSIRFSFGRFTTEEEVDYAVAQIKGAVDKLREMSPLWDMYKEGIDLDTVEWAHH
- the iscR gene encoding Fe-S cluster assembly transcriptional regulator IscR, with translation MKLTSKGRYAVTAMLDVALHSHNGPVPLADISERQGISLSYLEQLFSRLRKAGLVTSVRGPGGGYRLGEEASDIAVGMVIAAVDESVDATKCHGKGDCQGGARCLTHTLWHDLSDRISGFLNNITLGELMKDNDVQSISERQDEILQENAKASFGHKKLHDSATTIGVDVRS
- the trmJ gene encoding tRNA (cytosine(32)/uridine(32)-2'-O)-methyltransferase TrmJ, producing MLDKIRVVLVGTSHPGNIGSAARAMKVMGLTNLVLVDPACEIDSHTIALAAGAADVVENAKIVKTLDEAVSDCGLVVGSSARSRTLEWPQLDPRENGIKVVAESEHHNVAILFGRERTDLTNEELQKCHCHVYIPANPEYSSLNLAMAVQTVSYEVRMAYLESQKHTSKTQVEEYPRAEELERFYVHLEHVTRQTRFINKNHPGMVMAKLRRLFTRARPEQQELNILRGILSSVEKTIETLEKNNK